In Zingiber officinale cultivar Zhangliang chromosome 11B, Zo_v1.1, whole genome shotgun sequence, a single window of DNA contains:
- the LOC122034886 gene encoding uncharacterized protein LOC122034886, whose amino-acid sequence MACINMQLSADRQALCGVPAAAAPPPMSPRVSFSSDFAVEPPPPRAAVRPPPPDPNFEFAVGGGNSTIDADQLFFKGRLLPLKDSRHGQRPRAVTTLREELLSPTAGSGDWPERPLRGSAIKWKELLGLKKPHCSFAPVPAPGKKQSDKSEEGHLNPTQAS is encoded by the exons ATGGCCTGCATTAACATGCAGCTCAGCGCCGACCGGCAGGCCCTGTGCGGCGTGCCGGCCGCGGCGGCGCCGCCTCCGATGAGCCCCCGCGTCTCCTTCTCCAGCGACTTCGCCGTGGAGCCGCCGCCGCCGCGGGCCGCTGTGCggcccccgccaccggatccgaaCTTCGAGTTCGCGGTCGGCGGCGGCAATTCCACCATCGACGCCGACCAGCTCTTCTTCAAAGGCCGGCTGCTGCCGCTCAAGGACAGCAGGCACGGCCAGCGGCCGCGGGCGGTCACCACGCTGAGGGAGGAACTCCTGTCGCCGACCGCTGGAAGCGGCGACTGGCCGGAGAGGCCCTTGAGGGGCTCCGCCATCAAGTGGAAGGAACTCCTGGGGCTCAAGAAGCCTCACTGCAGCTTCGCACCCGTGCCGGCGCCGGGGAAGAAGCAGAGCGACAAGAGTGAAGAAGGCCATCTCAACCCCACACAG GCTTCATGA
- the LOC122033448 gene encoding uncharacterized protein LOC122033448, with translation MTTITPSIARGRGKNKQYWTDEEVEVLVDALIELASDPLWKVDTGFKNGYMIQIHKMVLGKIPSFNKAVIPHIESKIKYLKTKYNPLSEMCMQSGCQWDDVEHKINCEKQWFDEWCLMVQERE, from the exons ATGACTACAATTACTCCATCAATTGCACGTGGAAGAGGGAAAAACAAACAATATTGGACGGATGAGGAGGTGGAAGTGTTGGTTGACGCTCTCATAGAACTGGCTTCCGATCCTTTATGGAAGGTAGATACTGGTTTTAAAAATGGTTATATGATTCAAATACACAAAATGGTATTGGGTAAGATTCCAAGTTTCAATAAAGCAGTTATTCCTCATATTGAATCCAAGATCAAATATCTTAAAACCAAGTACAATCCCCTCTCTGAGATGTGTATGCAAAGTGGGTGTCAGTGGGATGACGTGGAGCACAAGATTAACTGTGAAAAGCAATGGTTCGATGAATGGTGTCTG ATGGTGCAGGAAAGAGAATGA